A part of Periophthalmus magnuspinnatus isolate fPerMag1 chromosome 14, fPerMag1.2.pri, whole genome shotgun sequence genomic DNA contains:
- the LOC129456785 gene encoding NACHT, LRR and PYD domains-containing protein 14-like, with product MDQRETREDAAPPTTSRAALESEHSIGRLIDFKKEHGPQIHQKHPPSEPGPICESLRSDWSMGRPIEFATEPVEQQVPEVSSGQHHQTQLDSIFKLLEEDIFTFVQKELKKLHKVLSTDYPECLEPVEDEDEEQRSSSEAVLKITLNFLRRMKQKELAERLWSRSYYGDYQRKLKSNLQQKFECVFEGIPKAGNPTLLNQIYTELYITEGGSSEVNQEHEVRHMETASRKPDPAETLITCEDMFKGPAHTHGPIRTVLTKGVAGIGKTVLTQKFSLDWAEGKANQDIQLLFPFTFRALNVLKERSFSLATLVHHFFSQTQTEICSFEDLQVLFIFDGLDECRLPLDFTKTKALTDPTESTSLHVLLVNLIRGSLVPSARLWITTKPAAANQIPAECVSMVTEVRGFTDSQKEQYFKKRFRDEADTIISHIKMSRSLHIMCYMPIFCWIAATVLEHVLKSRERGELPKTLTQMYIHFLVVQAKVKNIKYEGASETDPHWIPKTRKMVESLGKLAFEQLQKGNLIFYECDLRECGLDTAEASVYSGVFTQVFREEPGLYQDKVYCFIHLSVQEFLAALHVHQTFINTAINLLSEKQVSWWTFIFSQFSSKSVKFYQTAVDQALQSPNGHLDLLLRFLLGLSLSTNQSLLHGLMTQTGSSIQTNQKTTEYIKKKLSEDVSAERNINLLHCLNELNDRSLVEQIQQVLSSGRLSEGGLSPAQWSALAFILLSSEADLDQFELKKYCASEEALLRLLPVVKASNKALLSSCNLSERSCEALSSVLSSQSSSLTVLDLSHNNLKDSGLKMLSVGLKSPHCKLEQLSLSHCGLSPHSCGPLSSVLSSQSSSLTVLDLSLNDLKDSGLKMLSVGLKSPHCKLEQLRLSGCLVSEEGCASLASALRSNSSHLTELDLTYNHPGDTGIKLLSALQEDPHCALDTLRLRPAGERWMNPIWRYFCDLTLDPNTAHRKLKLSDNNKKVTHETEEQPYPDHQDRFELWYQILCSTGLTGRCYWEVQWSGDVFISVSYRGIRRKGDSYDSAFGYNDQSWSLVCSESGFFVCHNNERASLPQPWSSSSGRVAVFVDCPAGSLSFYTVSSDQLTHLHTFNTTFTHTLLPGFGLSSYDSSVCVCVL from the exons atggatcagagagagaccagagaggacgcagcccctcccaccaccagcaGGGCGGCGCTGGAGAGTGAACACTCTATTGGACGACTGATTGATTTTAAAAAGGAGCATGGTCCACA GATCCACCAGAAACATCCTCCATCTGAACCTGGTCCCATCTGTGAGTCCCTCAGGAGTGACTGGTCTATGGGACGTCCTATTGAATTTGCCACAGAGCC AGTGGAGCAGCAGGTTCCAGAGGTCTCCAGTGGTCAGCACCATcagacacagctggactccatatttaag CTTCTGGAGGAGGACATCTTCACTTTTGTCCAGAAGGAGCTGAAGAAGCTCCACAAGGTTCTGAGTacagattacccagaatgcttagAGCCTGTggaggatgaggatgaagagcagaggagcagcagtgaggCTGTTCTGAAGATCACACTGAACTTCCTGAGGAGGATGAAACAGAAGGAGCTGGCTGAGCGTCTGTGGAGCA GGAGTTATTACGGAGATTATCAACGTAAACTGAAGTCTAACCTGCAGCagaagtttgagtgtgtgtttgagggcaTCCCTAAAGCAGGAAACCCCACCCTTCTGAAtcagatctacacagagctctacatcacagagggagggtcttcagaggtcaaccaggaacatgaggtcagacacatggaAACAGCCTCCAGGAAACCAGACCCAGCAGAGACACTCATCACATGtgaagacatgtttaaaggcccagctcacacacatggaccaatcagaacagtgctgacaaagggagtggctggcatcgggaaaacagtgctcactcagaagttcagtctggactgggctgaaggcaaagccaaccaggacatacagctgctgttcccgttcactttcagagcactcaatgtGCTGAAGGAGAGAAGCTTCAGCTTGGCGACACTTGTTCATCACTTCTttagtcaaacacaaacagaaatctgcagctttgaagacctccaggtgctcttcatctttgacggtctggacgagtgcagacTTCCTCTGGACTTCACCAAAACCAAGGCCCTGACCGACCCCACGGAGTCCACCTCACTGCACGTGCTGCTGGTAAACCTCATCAGGGGGAGCCTGGTTCCCTCCGCTCGCCTCTGGATAACCACAAAACCCGCGGCGGCCAATCAGATCCCTGCTGAgtgcgtctccatggtaacagaggtcagagggttcaCCGACTCACAGAAGGAGCAGTACTTTAAGAAGAGGTTCAGAGATGAGGCCGACACAatcatctcccacatcaagATGTCCAGAAGCCTCCACATCATGTGCTACATGCCAATCTTCTGCTGGATCGCTGCCACAGTCCTGGAGCATGTgttgaaaagcagagagagaggagagctgccCAAGACCCTGACTCAGATGtacatccacttcctggtggTTCAGGCCAAAGTCAAGAACATCAAGTATGAAGGAGCATCTGAGACAGACCCACACTGGATTCCAAAGACCAGGAAGATGGTGGAGtctctgggaaaactggcctttgagcagctgcagaaaggaaaccTGATCTTCTACGAGTGTGACCTGAGGGAGTGTGGGCTGGACACTGCAGAggcctcagtgtactctggagtgttcacacaggtctttagagaggagccaggcctgtaccaggacaaggtctactgcttcatccatctgagtgtgcaggagtttctggctgctcttcacgTCCATCAGACCTTCATCAACACTGCGATCAACCTGCTCTCAGAGAAACAAGTATCATGGTGgacatttatttttagtcaATTTAGCAGTAAATCAGTAAAATTTTATCAGACAGCTGTGGACCAGGCCTTGCAGAGTCCAAATGGACACCTGGACCTGCTCCTCCGCTTCCTCCTGGGTCTTTCACTGTCGACCAATCAGAGTCTTCTACACGGTCTGATGACACAGACAGGAAGTAGCATCCAGACCAATCAGAAAACAACTGAGTACATCAAAAAGAAGCTGAGTGAGGATGTGTCTGCAGAGAGGAACATcaacctgctccactgtctgaatgaactgaatgatCGTTCTCTGGTGGAGCAGATCCAACAGGTCCTGAGTTCAGGACGTCTGTCTGAAGGTGGACTGTCTCCTGCTCAGTGGTCAGCTCTGGCCTTCATCTTACTGTCATCAGAAGCAGATCTGGACcagtttgagctgaagaaaTACTGTGCTTCAGAGGAGGCTCTCCTGAGGCTGCTGCCAGTGGTCAAGGCCTCCAACAAAGCTCT actgagcagctgtaacctgtcagagagaagctgtgaagctctgtcctcagtcctcagctcccagtcctctagtctgacAGTCCTGGATCTCAGTCACAACAACTTGAAGGACTCAGGGCTGAAGATGTTGTCTGTTGGTCTGAAGAGTCCTCACTGTAAACTGGAACAGCTCAG tCTGTCCCACTGTGGGCTGTCCCCTCACAGCTGTGGGcctctgtcctcagtcctcagctcacAGTCCTCTAGTCTGACAGTCCTGGATCTCAGTCTCAACGACTTGAAGGACTCAGGGCTGAAGATGTTGTCTGTTGGTCTGAAGAGTCCTCACTGTAAACTGGAACAGCTCAG ACTGTCAGGTTGTCTGGTCTCAGAGGAAGGCTGTGCTTctctggcctcagctctgagGTCCAACTCCTCCCATCTGACAGAACTGGACCTCACCTACAACCACCCAGGAGACACAGGAATaaagctcctgtctgctctacaGGAGGACCCTCACTGCGCACTGGACACTCTCAG ACTGAGACCTGCTGGAGAACGATGGATGAATCCGATCTGGAGAT atttctgtgatctcactctggatccaaacacagctcacagaaaactcaaactgtctgacaacaacaagaaggtgacacatgagacagaggagcagccgtATCCAGATCATCAGGACAGATTTGAGCTCTGGTATCAGATTCTGTGTTCCACTGGTCTGACTggtcgctgttactgggaggttcAGTGGAGTGGAGATGTTTTTATATCAGTGTCTTACAGAGGAATCAGAAGGAAAGGTGACAGTTATGACAGTGCATTTGGATACAATGATCAGTCATGGAGTCTGGTCTGTTCTGAAAGTGGTTTCTTTGTTTGTCATAATAATGAACGTGCCTCCCTCCCTCAGCCCTGGTCCTCCTCTTCTGGGAGAGTTGCAGTGTTTGTGGACTGTCCTGctggctctctgtccttctacacagtctcctctgaccaactgacccacctccacaccttcaacaccacattcactcacactctgctccctgGGTTTGGGCTCTCTTCCTATGactcctcagtgtgtgtgtgtgtgctctga